One Marmota flaviventris isolate mMarFla1 chromosome 17, mMarFla1.hap1, whole genome shotgun sequence genomic window, gctttgaactcacaatcctcctgtctcagcttccggagccgctgggattacaggcatgccccactgggCCCAGTGAGCCAATGCTTTTTACATAAGGTCAGACCAGTATTGAAGTACAGGCAAGGACACTCAGAGGTGCCCCCATTTCATTGCTGAGAGGAGGCCACTTTGGACAAGGGTTTAGCCAGGTTGTTGCCAGCCACCAAAATATAGAAGAGGCCTGTGCCAAGGTTGTCCCTGAGTGGAAGAACCATGTAAGGGAGAGATGGGGGTCCCAAGCTTACCCCACCTGCTTTGGCAGGCTTTGAATGAGGTAATAGGTTCCAGGTGGTGGAAATGGAGCAGGGCAGGGACGCCTAGGCAGGTGCAAGGTGGGTGGGGCTGGGTCCTGGCCTTTGTCTTTGGGTGTTTGCGGAACCAGAACCATAGGGGTTGCTAAGCCCAAGGTCCCAGTCCTTGAGCAGAGCAGCTGCCTCCCTCAAATTGCTCAGGCCCCAGGTAAGTGACTGAAATATAGGTCACAGCTTAGGACCTGCTGCTCTATCCAGCCCTCCAGGGAGCCACAAATGATGTCCCTGTGGATCCTGCTCCATCTTGCCTTCCTTGGGCTCAGCAGCATCCCATCCTGGGTCCAAGGATCCAGCCTATGTAAGTCTAGTTGCCAGGTGGAGGGAGTAAGCTTTGGGATTGGGGCCTCAGAATAACTTCAACCTTTACCCCTCAGCCTGGCCATCCTCCCTCGACCTCAACTCACCCCTAGAGGTCCATGAAACCATCCAGATTCCTAACAACGGGAGTGCACCCCTGCAAGTGAATGTGCAGGTGTTTGTGTCCAATGTGTTTAATGTGGTAAGTGCCGCCTGGCTATGGGAGGGGACAGGACCCAAATGCTGATTTGGGGAAGGGGCAGGACTTAATGTCCACTAGTTCTGGGTCTCCTGCCTCTTTTTGTCACGTAGCACCTAACTGTGAGGTGATATGTTGCTCCCCTCTCCCAGGACATCCTGCGGTACACAGTGTCTTCTATGATGATGCTCAGGCTGGTGAGCTCCTGTCCTGGCTGAGATGGGACAAAGAACGTGGCTTTCATCAACTGGCTAATCttgggggtgtgtatgtgtgaatgggACCTTAATGGTATCCTTGTACCCTCAGTCCTGGCTGGATGCTCGCCTGGCCTGGAATGCTAGTGCGCGCTCTCGGCATGCAGTCACACTGCCCTGTGAATCACTCTGGACGCCTGGACTCACCATCCGGGAAGCGTGAGTGAGGCAGAAGTTCTCATTCCAGAAACCCATGGTGTAcatccttcctccccttccccctagAGCCCAGAGGCATTCTTGGTGGCTATTCCCCACCTGGTGCTGCCAGTACCAAATGTAGTTCCCCGCTCCCTTCCAGTCCAAGAAGAGGCTGGGCCTCTGTCTGTGCACCTTTCTCCACAGGCTCTGGGTGGACTGGAAGGACCAGAACCCACAGGCCCGAGTAGACCCAGATGGCCATGTGGAGCTTAACCTGGCTCTCACCACAGAGACCAACTGCGACTTTGAGCTCCTCCACTTCCCCAGAGACAAGAGCGACTGCAGCCTCAGCTTCTTCGCTTTTAGCAACACTGGTGCTGTCAGGGTGGGGACTGGGGgtgagggcagaggggaggggaccCTGACCTCTAGCACAGGTCTGTGTTCAGATCAATCTATCCCCTGGCTTAAGGGAGCTGAATGGAAATGCATCTCACCTGTGCCTCCCAGACAGCAGCCCATCTCCCCTCATTCTCCCTGCCCTCATCCAGGGGCCTGCTCACTTCAGTCTTCCCTCCCCAGAGCACCTGTTCTCAACAGCCAGGGCCAACTGCAGTGGCTGGGCCACTTGTGTCAAGCCCAGAAGCTCAGATTGCTGTGGCCCCACTTTTTGAAGGAAACTGTGGATAATAAATATCCACAGACCAAACAGGTGGCATCTAAATTGGTAGGGAATTCCTAACTCCCCTCACATCTCTCTTCTCTATGAAAGACCACAGCCAGTGCCCACAGACCCTAATATTTCAGGTATGAGATGATGGGCCAGTGATGAGTCTGTGATCACTTCCCTGCCATCAAGTGGTACAAAGTGCAtttatttctacaatgaaaactcaTCAGTGAATCTGATAAGACCCTTCCTTTAACTGAAGACAATCTGAGGTGCTGCAAAATGTCTGGCAAGCCCTCCTACTTACCAgttcctcctccatctctgctCCCCAGAGTCATCAGATGTCTGCATCATCCCTGGGCTCCAGTTTGTTTCTATTCCTACCCTCAAGAGAttggggggcagggcagggatATCTCCTTCCCAGTGGTTCACCATTCCCATCCCCATTCCTTTCAGTGAGGGAGCTGGAGTTCCGGGCCCATGCGGTGAATGAGATTGTGAGTGTCAAGAGGGAATATGTGGTTCGTGACTTGAAAACCCAAGTCCTGCCCCTGCAGGTAGTACCCTGCTTCCAGGTGACGGTGAGTGGAATTAGGAAGCGACTGGCAGAGGCTGATcaaggggaggggagtgggttAGGAGCCAAAGGCATGACACCATCCCTCTGCTGCCCATCCTCCCATCCCCTGGGAAACGCTTTTTTCCTTCTAGCTGAGCCTGAAGAACACAGCACTCAAGTCCATCATAGCGCTGCTGGTACCTGGAGAGGCGCTGCTGTTAGCTGATGTGTGTGGGGGGCTTTTGCCCCTCCAGGCTACGGAACGCATTGCCTACAAGGTGACATTGCTGCTGGGCTACCTGGTCTTCCACTCCTCCCTGGTGCAGGCCTTGCCTAGCTCCTCTTCCTGCAACCCACTGCTCAGTAAGGCCTGCTTCCTCCCCTGGCTCTGGGTAGGACTCTAGTGggcctgcccccctcccccataccTGAGCCTCTACCCAGCCAAACCCCTGatttcctgtcccctccccttcccagtTTACTACTTCACAGTCCTGCTACTGCTGCTCTTTCTTAGCACCACAGAGACCGTGCTGCTGGCTGGGCTGCTAGCTCGGGATAGTCTTGGGGACAAAAGtagccccagcccaggcccaagaagagagcagagaaaggagaacCTGGGGCCTAATTCTGAAGGTGGGCAGGCACTAAGGCCCCTTCTTGAGAGTGGTGAGGAGTGAAGCCTTTAGTAGCAGGTTCGATAGGGCAGAAGCTGGCACCACTGTCCCTGGGTTCCACTGTGCCCTCCCTGGGAAGAAGCATGTCTATCTGGGGTAGTGGCCCAGGTAACCTCAGATCCCCCCAGAAAACCCCATGTCTTGCAGAACTCTCTAGGAGGGTTTTTTCTCTGCTGGAAGTAGCCTGGGAGGGGCTAGATTTGAAATTTCATTAGTTGAGAATCTAAGGCGGGGGGCATACAGctggtaactgttagggtttacCCTTCTGTTCTGAGAGAAGGAGCCCTGGGAACCATTTCTTTCCCTACCTCTCTCCCCGCAGCAGACCCCAGCGGAGGAAAGAGGTCAAGGAGAAGCTGGGCTGAGGCTGCTGATCATACCTTCTTCCTCGTATATGTGACCAGTGTGGTGTGCATCCAGCTCATCTTTGCTGGAACATGGATATGGGCAACATGCAAGTCTGACCCAGCCCCTGGCAAGGCTGTCCCTCATGGTGGGCCACCCAGGCTGTAACAGGGCCCAGTGCTGTAGACCTTAGGATGAGGTGTGGTTTCCTGAGACtggagggagagaaggacagGGTTTCTGGACAGAGGGGATGGCTCTTTGCTTAACTCTTGGGAGCCTTGAGCACCCTGAGCTCGCCCCTCTGTGTGTGTAGCAGCAGAGTGAGAAATAAACCCATCACCCGGTGCAAGTGCACCTCAAGGGTTTGCCTTCATTGAACCCAACTGTTCACTCTCATCCTAAGTAGGTGAGGCCTGACTTTACACCCTTTATACTTTGCTCCTGAACTGCTGGCCATTATCCACCAGTGTCCCGCCCCACACACTCAACCTTACTGCTCTTTCTGTGACCACTGCTGCCATTCACTGATGCCAGGGACAGGGAGACAGGTATATGAGCGGCTAGCCCCAGAGGGCGGGTCAGAACTCCTCTAAACACTTCCTGGGAGGGAATGGAGAGAGAGCAGTCATGCCCCCCAACACCTGGGGAACTTCTGGGAGGTGGAACTTCCCCAGATCTCAGGACAGTGGACCATGCACTAACTCCAAAAGAGTGGGTCAGCCCTGATCGCCTTTTCTCTAGCCTCCTGGCTGTGGTATGGCCTGTTCCTCTGATCTCTACCCACATCTCTGAGCTAAAAAGGAGATCTCCATCTCTAGTTCTGAACTAGACTGGGGTTAGGGTCTGCCCTCCTGCTCTTGGTAGCTGGGGGAACCACCATGTCTTCATTCTTTCCTGTTTCAGATGCTATTATGTGGTCCTTCCAGCTGTGCTTAGCCATAGAAGGTGGGAAAAGCCTCTGAGTTCTGGGAGAGTGCTGGTTTGGTGGGGAATGTGGGATGCCTGGAAGAAGCAGACACCAGGTCTAAAGGGATAGGACTTCCGGAAGGGGTGGTGAAGAGAGGGCTCTGTCCCAAAGGACTTCAAACTCACCCAGCCCAGAGGCAAGTTAACACTGGTTTATCTTTCCAATAACATGGTTAGTCTGGTGGAACCAGGCAGAGACACTGGCGGGCTTAGGCAGAGGTGTCAAAAAGGCGATCGATCATGTCGCCCACCTGCTCCACGCGATACTTGATGTACTTCTCAGGGTTCTTGGTGAAGGGCACGCTGCCATACCTGATCAAGCACCAGGGtcaaggggaggggagaggccaACTCCTCCTCAACTCCACCCTCCACCTAAGGCACTTCTGATAGGGTTTCAGAGATGGAGTGGGATACCCCTTAGTGATGTCCCAAAGCCCAGACTGGATCTCTGCCTAGGTCCACCAcaccctcctcctttccttgAGGAAAAGGAGGGCACAAAGCCCAGTGGGGAAGTGGGCAACGCAGGGTTTACCTGTGCAGAAAGGCCCTATAGGCCTCCTTGACaatgtttttctgtgcctggcgAATCTTGTCCCTTTGCTCTGTGTCTGGAATAGCCCAGGCCTTCTGGATCTTGCACAGTTCTTCAAGGCCATCATTGAAGCCCTGGCCACAAAAAGGGTGGAAAGAGAAGGGACCAGAGACAAAAACTTTGGGTCTGGGATGGCACAATAGCAGCAACAAGCAGCAGAGTAGAAAGATCCTAACTTACCTTAAAACGTTCCTTGATCATCTGTCTCTCCTTGTCCCGGAGctggtggggtagggagagggatgGAAGCGGGCCAGAGAAAGCTTTGCTCAGTGCAGAATCAACCTGCCTTGATCTTTCCTAACACTGTGGGTCCCAGTCCACCCACCTGCTACCCTCGTGGTC contains:
- the Zacn gene encoding ligand-gated cation channel ZACN, with amino-acid sequence MSLWILLHLAFLGLSSIPSWVQGSSLSWPSSLDLNSPLEVHETIQIPNNGSAPLQVNVQVFVSNVFNVDILRYTVSSMMMLRLSWLDARLAWNASARSRHAVTLPCESLWTPGLTIREALWVDWKDQNPQARVDPDGHVELNLALTTETNCDFELLHFPRDKSDCSLSFFAFSNTVRELEFRAHAVNEIVSVKREYVVRDLKTQVLPLQVVPCFQVTLSLKNTALKSIIALLVPGEALLLADVCGGLLPLQATERIAYKVTLLLGYLVFHSSLVQALPSSSSCNPLLIYYFTVLLLLLFLSTTETVLLAGLLARDSLGDKSSPSPGPRREQRKENLGPNSEADPSGGKRSRRSWAEAADHTFFLVYVTSVVCIQLIFAGTWIWATCKSDPAPGKAVPHGGPPRL